A part of Flavobacteriaceae bacterium GSB9 genomic DNA contains:
- a CDS encoding T9SS type A sorting domain-containing protein encodes MKKITSILVFMLLAALIPNKIEAQKNVLYVIQDGTNDEGNGSSVPGNDAITRMLESDANFTVSWVKIANADFTVTEMGTQAVGSNAISSPVDFTGFDLVIATESLASSNAIFKAGNPLHPDQLTIPAIYAKSYAFRGSSTALVTSSSAVTRTQELSMSVVDAASPIFSGIDVSGGSVEFFRTTSDDKGGIGPYAVDVVIDLEISSSTTLLASVPHITDNATSVGINYFPSGTQVGTTADGAFAQDAIAFPFNFGATRKMDGGNVTSEFLTVWRNAAYMLTGQTVPTTLHVNPDYDKYEIVEETTVYDFRDGSIIPNHTDGYVLQGSDEANAQPQTDRFKSADGRLDYRHAPGDNYHNAAYGLDMKNSSRVLLKPLGTSVVKVPLSQFSSLDFDFKMPNNNNKSWVKVNGNSSPDGTYQEILNATAADGQDLNEFITIEFFATVGNSQNLEFLASNVNGGSDIYLPYLEVTYEVLRKTPTKILYLNNANSSDEGGTISAPGNDAITRMLNSDENFEVTSGTIDGIGTITPSDLSPYDLIIIQEDVSSGSSAFKSSADGPLAPKNLTVPVIYCKSEAFRADKATVSTAAAIASNKSDISVTVPLANQDNPIFSGIDFTGGDDVRLFYTATNGNGTGTGNTALKVLNGLEMDPVAATLATTPEVIDPNSSIVINHIPSGTKLGTDAGDVSTQDIVVFAFGYGAQVRGDGRNMTSEALTIWRNAVYMLTGKEVPTNLYENGQAYKQILYVNQIGVGQGEGASAPGADPVINMFNADDNFFVTYVETPSDGSAIPDISGFDLVIAQETISSGAALFQPGGALGIKDVTTPIIYNKTWAFRDGRAVTDADASVEATQNVSVTATNKLHPLYNGIDFTGGDDIRIFKSATAQDDGSTGGNKAIDALINIDIAATIAGTANSLATVPEASDPSSSFVINYLPAGTQLGEAATDVLGVNAVALSFSYGATILGDGANITPEALTIWRNAAYMLIYGPAEVPTTLVENPAYMAPAKVLYVNQTGVGQGEGASAPGADPVINMLNADTNIEVSYVETPSDGSAIPDISGFDVVIAQETISSGAALFQPGGALGVKDVTTPIIYNKTWAFRDGRAVTDADASVEATQNVSVTATNTLHPLFSGIDFTGGDDIRIFKEATAQDDGSTGGNKAIDALINIDIAATIAGTANSLATVPEATDPSSSFVINYLPAGTQLGEAATDVLGVDAVALSFSYGATILGDGANISPEALTIWRNAVYMLAFGPTEVPTTLVENPAFTLSIDKAGEVSNVSSNVRAIGNRVYVSDVKSSTEINIYSMTGALVKTIKTNTNTDFNFSTGLWIATVKTVEGTKAVKLLVK; translated from the coding sequence ATGAAGAAAATTACAAGTATTTTGGTTTTTATGCTTTTAGCTGCATTAATTCCAAATAAAATTGAGGCTCAAAAAAACGTCTTGTATGTTATCCAGGATGGCACCAATGACGAAGGCAACGGTAGCTCTGTGCCTGGAAACGACGCCATAACCAGGATGTTGGAGTCTGACGCCAATTTCACCGTTTCATGGGTTAAAATAGCAAATGCAGATTTCACAGTTACCGAAATGGGGACTCAAGCAGTTGGAAGTAATGCCATTTCTAGTCCAGTTGATTTTACTGGCTTCGATTTAGTTATTGCCACCGAAAGTTTGGCATCATCCAATGCTATTTTCAAGGCTGGCAATCCATTACACCCTGACCAATTAACTATTCCTGCTATTTATGCTAAATCCTATGCTTTTAGAGGCAGTTCAACCGCATTGGTTACGTCTTCCTCTGCTGTAACACGAACTCAAGAATTATCTATGAGTGTTGTAGATGCAGCAAGCCCTATTTTTAGTGGTATAGATGTTTCTGGAGGTAGTGTTGAATTTTTTAGAACCACTTCAGACGATAAGGGTGGTATAGGGCCTTATGCAGTAGATGTTGTTATTGATCTTGAAATATCATCTAGCACCACTTTATTGGCTTCTGTACCGCACATTACTGATAATGCTACTTCTGTTGGAATTAACTACTTCCCTTCAGGGACTCAAGTAGGCACAACTGCTGATGGTGCATTTGCTCAGGATGCCATAGCATTCCCCTTCAATTTTGGTGCTACACGTAAAATGGACGGGGGCAACGTAACTTCAGAATTTTTAACCGTTTGGAGAAATGCTGCCTACATGTTAACTGGGCAAACTGTTCCAACAACATTACACGTAAATCCTGATTATGACAAATACGAAATTGTTGAAGAAACAACAGTTTACGATTTTAGAGATGGATCAATCATTCCAAACCATACAGATGGTTACGTACTTCAAGGGTCTGATGAAGCAAATGCTCAACCTCAAACAGATAGATTTAAAAGTGCGGATGGTAGATTGGATTACAGACATGCTCCAGGCGATAACTATCACAATGCTGCTTATGGACTAGATATGAAAAATAGCTCCAGAGTACTTTTAAAACCATTAGGAACTTCTGTTGTTAAAGTTCCATTATCACAATTTTCAAGTTTAGACTTTGATTTTAAAATGCCAAATAACAACAATAAGTCATGGGTAAAAGTCAATGGAAACTCATCTCCTGATGGTACGTACCAAGAAATTCTTAATGCCACAGCTGCTGATGGACAAGATTTAAACGAGTTTATCACTATAGAATTTTTTGCCACAGTTGGTAACTCTCAAAATTTAGAATTTTTGGCATCTAATGTTAACGGAGGTTCTGATATATACTTACCATACCTTGAGGTAACATACGAAGTATTAAGAAAAACACCTACAAAGATACTTTATTTAAACAATGCCAACTCATCTGATGAAGGCGGTACTATTTCTGCCCCTGGTAATGACGCCATCACTAGAATGCTAAATTCTGATGAGAATTTTGAAGTTACTTCTGGCACCATTGATGGAATTGGCACGATTACACCTTCAGACCTGAGTCCTTACGACCTAATCATCATTCAAGAGGATGTGTCTTCTGGATCTAGCGCTTTTAAATCTAGTGCAGATGGCCCATTGGCACCTAAAAATCTAACGGTTCCAGTAATTTATTGTAAGTCAGAAGCTTTTAGAGCTGACAAAGCAACTGTTTCAACAGCTGCAGCTATTGCTAGCAACAAAAGTGATATATCGGTAACGGTTCCCTTAGCTAACCAAGATAATCCTATTTTCAGTGGTATTGATTTTACTGGAGGTGATGATGTACGCTTATTCTATACCGCTACAAACGGCAATGGCACAGGCACAGGCAATACAGCTCTAAAAGTTTTAAATGGTTTAGAAATGGATCCAGTTGCTGCGACATTGGCAACTACTCCAGAGGTTATTGACCCTAATTCTTCAATAGTTATTAACCATATCCCATCAGGAACAAAGCTAGGTACTGATGCTGGCGACGTTTCAACCCAAGACATCGTTGTTTTTGCTTTTGGTTATGGCGCTCAAGTTAGAGGTGATGGTAGAAATATGACTTCTGAAGCATTAACTATTTGGAGAAATGCTGTTTATATGCTTACTGGTAAAGAAGTTCCAACCAACCTTTATGAAAACGGTCAAGCATATAAACAAATACTTTATGTAAACCAAATTGGTGTTGGTCAAGGCGAAGGAGCTTCTGCCCCAGGTGCAGACCCTGTAATTAACATGTTCAATGCCGATGATAATTTCTTTGTAACTTATGTTGAAACACCTTCTGACGGTAGTGCAATACCTGATATTTCTGGTTTCGATTTAGTTATTGCTCAAGAAACCATTAGCTCTGGAGCAGCATTGTTCCAACCAGGTGGTGCATTAGGTATAAAAGATGTTACAACACCTATTATCTACAACAAAACCTGGGCCTTTAGGGATGGCAGAGCTGTTACCGATGCTGATGCTTCAGTTGAAGCAACCCAAAATGTTTCGGTTACAGCAACCAATAAACTTCACCCTCTATACAATGGTATTGATTTTACGGGAGGAGATGATATTAGAATCTTTAAGTCGGCAACTGCTCAAGACGATGGCAGCACTGGCGGTAACAAGGCTATTGATGCCCTTATCAACATCGATATTGCCGCAACTATAGCCGGAACAGCAAATTCATTGGCAACGGTACCAGAAGCTTCAGACCCAAGCAGTTCTTTTGTTATTAATTATTTACCTGCTGGAACACAGTTAGGAGAAGCTGCTACCGATGTTCTTGGCGTTAATGCTGTAGCATTATCGTTTAGCTACGGCGCTACAATATTAGGTGACGGAGCTAACATCACCCCTGAAGCATTGACTATTTGGAGAAATGCCGCTTACATGCTTATTTATGGTCCTGCCGAAGTACCAACTACACTTGTTGAAAATCCGGCTTACATGGCTCCTGCAAAAGTGCTTTACGTAAACCAAACTGGTGTTGGTCAAGGCGAAGGAGCTTCTGCTCCAGGTGCTGACCCCGTAATTAACATGCTTAACGCAGATACTAATATTGAGGTATCATATGTGGAAACACCTTCTGACGGAAGCGCTATTCCAGATATTTCTGGTTTCGATGTTGTAATTGCTCAAGAAACCATTAGCTCCGGAGCAGCATTGTTCCAGCCAGGTGGAGCATTAGGTGTAAAAGATGTTACAACACCTATTATTTATAACAAAACTTGGGCCTTTAGAGACGGTAGGGCTGTTACTGATGCTGATGCTTCAGTTGAAGCGACTCAAAATGTTTCGGTTACGGCAACTAATACGCTTCATCCATTATTCAGTGGTATTGATTTCACTGGAGGTGACGATATTAGAATCTTCAAAGAAGCTACTGCTCAAGACGATGGCAGCACTGGCGGGAACAAAGCCATTGATGCGCTAATTAATATTGATATTGCAGCGACAATAGCTGGTACAGCGAATTCTTTGGCAACAGTACCAGAAGCTACAGATCCAAGTAGTTCTTTTGTTATCAATTACTTGCCTGCTGGCACACAATTAGGTGAAGCTGCTACTGATGTTCTTGGTGTTGATGCGGTTGCATTATCGTTCAGCTACGGCGCTACTATTTTAGGTGATGGTGCAAACATTAGTCCAGAAGCTTTAACCATTTGGAGAAACGCAGTATACATGTTAGCATTTGGACCTACTGAGGTACCAACTACCTTGGTTGAAAATCCAGCGTTTACTTTAAGTATTGATAAAGCCGGAGAGGTATCTAACGTATCTTCAAACGTAAGAGCCATTGGAAACAGGGTTTATGTTTCTGATGTGAAATCTTCAACTGAAATTAATATTTATAGCATGACTGGTGCTTTGGTAAAAACTATTAAAACCAACACCAACACAGATTTTAACTTCAGCACAGGTCTTTGGATTGCTACGGTTAAAACTGTAGAAGGAACCAAAGCTGTAAAATTATTAGTTAAATAG